The following nucleotide sequence is from Phycisphaerales bacterium.
GATGACGCCATCCAGCCGCGCGCGGATGGTCGGGTAGCTCACGCCCACGTCCTTGGCCAGGTCCTTCAGCGAGCCCGAACGCAGGACGAACTGGACGATGAGGGCAAGGTCGTCGGCGGGCAGTTGGCCCAGGGGCGAGGCGGCCAGTTCCCTGGGCGAGGCGGGTAAACCCGGCTTTTCACTGATCTGGACGCCGGATTTGTGATTGATTGAAGTCACATTCAACAATATGCAAGTTTTCTTGATATTGTCAAGGTTGACCTTCAAGAAGTTGCGATTCCCCATGGACCGGGAGCAATTCCCGATGGATCCATTGTCGTTCCCGATGGAGGAAGAGCCGCTCCCGATGGAACTTTTGTGGTTCCCGATCCATGGGGCGTCGCTCCCGATGGAACTCTTGCTGCTCTCGATCCACGGGGAATGGCTCCCCATGGATCTCTTGCGGCACCCGATGGACCTCGCTTGGTTCCCGGTGGGCCCCGAGTCGCGCCCGCCGGGCCGGATAGCCTTGGGGATGACCGCACGTCGCCCCATCCTGACCGCCATCGTGGCCCTGAGCGCCCTGCTGTTCATGACCGCCCCGGCGCTGGGGCAGGAGTCCACGCCGCTCGAGGGGATCGAGGCCATCCGGTCCCAGCTGGGCGTGCCCGCTTTGGCCGCCCACGGCGTGCGATGGGACGGCGACCATGCGATCACCGCCGGCCCCT
It contains:
- a CDS encoding DUF2089 family protein produces the protein MTSINHKSGVQISEKPGLPASPRELAASPLGQLPADDLALIVQFVLRSGSLKDLAKDVGVSYPTIRARLDGVIGRLRAAVEDRPRDPLAEALAELVQRGELTASGARRVLAAAEERGTSHDTSKGGS